DNA sequence from the Desmodus rotundus isolate HL8 chromosome 4, HLdesRot8A.1, whole genome shotgun sequence genome:
ACAGAGCAGTATATAGTATACTTCCTTTGgtataagaaaaggaaggtatAAACATTTATGTGTGCATTTTACTATATGTGCAAAACAAACACTACCCAATGAAGCAGTGGAAGTAAAACCTCTTAGTGtatacctttttgttttttatttgagcCATAAACGTATCACagattgaaaatttattttaaaaactttattaaaaataaaaaggaaataaagagaatgcTGCTTTCTACTAGTAAATATGTTTATGCTGAAATTCATCTTGAATTTTGACCATTTTGTGAGGTaaggaaattttgaaataatttttgtcaGGCAAGTAAATAAAGGATGTTGTCATTcactttgataaatattttcccTCATGGGTAATGattgaaatttcaaaatgagCTTTAGGTGTCGCACTAATGTAGATAAAGGTTTCTGTCTATGTAAAGTGGTGTATATGTAGTTGTATGTTTACCAGTTGGATACAAATACTATGTTCTTTTAAGATAtctagttactttttttttttttttttttgctgatctttTGCTTCTCGAACAAGTTAAAAGCATTATATGGCTTATTAGATTTATAGATTTAAGGAATTTCtgtagtaatttatttaaaatggtgTTCACATTATCTTTGTACCTAAGACAGTTATTTAGCTAATTCATGATTTCATTCTTAACCATTTGTTTCAAAAGGCCAATAATTCTCATGAGAATATCTGTGAAAGCAAGAGGCTAAGGACGTGGATATAATATTTTCTGCCACTAATGAGCTGTCTGGCTTCCAAACAAGTCACTAACCTTtgtcagcttcttcatctgttattaatggagattaaataacaatatatatCAAGTGCTTAGAGTTTCTGGCATATAGTGAGTGCTCTGCTGTGTGAGCTAATAatcaaatactgttttttttttcctttttcagtaactctctttcttttgaaaaggCATATTGCGAGTATAGGCTGAACAGAATTGAGAATGCCTTGAAGACAATAGAAAGTGCCAACCAGCAGACAGACAAACTAAAGGAACTTTACGGACAAGTGGTAATTACTGCTTTTAAATACCTGTAGACAATCATCCTGAGTGAGTGTGACTCTACCTGTAGCAAAGAGTATGGATGAGGAACCTGATGCTCCACAAAACTTGCCACCAAACCAGTCTTTgagatttaaacatattttctgttCTTGATCTTCTTGCAAAAGCTGCAAGTATGGTAGTCTATGAACAAATGACTTCCTCGGGGTAATTTAAAATGATGAACTAGCCTATGAAAGTTGGAAAGGAGCTTATATACTTAAAGAGTTTTGAAATTGTATTAAATCTCATATAAAATCATGCTGATAATTTGGATGATTTCAGCTAGTTCATGAAATCCTTGAAAATATCTTATTCTAGAAGTGTTTTGAGACATATAATGAAGCCTAATGTAAAATAGAGCCACTAATGAGGAAAGGACACAAATATTGTTAGAACTAGCAAAACCctctttaagatttttaaaatgtcaagacatttaaaaaatcttgtattGACTAATGTTCCCAAGAAGTAGTGTTTAACAATGTAAATGAGTTGAAAAAAGATTTGGGCAAGTTCACAGATTATAGGTCTATAAAGAACTAAAAGTAAGCTGGGTAAGTTCAGGGTAAATTCTAGCATTTTGAGATTCACGAGGGGTACCAGTCCCGGTCACACATGGAGGACTAACTGACCCACAGTGATGGTTCTTACTGCCCTTTTGGAATCATGTTGTGCATACTTCATACTACCCTACACAATCGCTGGTttctgaaaaagacaaaatgaaaattaaatacagcAAACTCCTGGAAGTATTAACTCGTTGCTCACTTCTAATTTTGTTCCTATTCACTGGAGTTTAGTAGTTGTTATGTGTTGTCGGATAGCTTTTTCATTGTAAGTCAGGTTTAGGTAACAGAGTGTTTTCTATTAGACAAAAGTTTTCTTTTACATCCCACTTAGGCATTCATCTAAACTCAAGAAGAGGTAAATACAATGACTTTTTAAACTGAATAATGCCTATAAATCTGCAATATAGTAGGTTCATCGCAAGTAACTTTTTGAAAGAATTAGTAGCATGcagaactaaatgaaaaattataaaggaaaaatggtTGATTGCCCATGTTATGCTGTATGTTTTCCCTCTTAGTGGTTCTAAAAAGGGTTTGTATAGTGTTAAGAGACAATGCTATATTTCTTCTCTCCCCTGACTTTTTTACTTGTCATTTGTCTCTTCAGTTATACCGGCTAGAACGCTATGATGAATGCTTAGCTGTGTATAGAGATCTTGTCCGAAACTCCCAAGATGATtatgaggaggagagaaaaacaaacttttcagCAGTCGTTGCAGCTCAAAGCAATTGGGAAAAAGTGGCTCCAGTAAGCATCATTGAGTATCACATAGCCATGAAAGGATATTCCTGTTCAGAGTTTGACTAGTATTTTGTTCCATGACAGGAGAACTTGGGCCTCCAAGAAGGCACACATGAGCTGTGCTACAATGCTGCATGTGCACTGATAGGACAAGGCCAGCTGAGTCAGGCAATGAAAATCCTACAAAAAGCTGAAGGTTAGAAATTTACTGAAATTATATGTGATTGTAGTGTACATACAACTCTGCAAAGTATTTCCGAAGTCTGCATTtgactttctgaaatttttaaggGGAAATGATTAATTCAGTGGGAATCTCTCATAGTTAATCTAGCCTTTCTTTTGGAGTTTGTATGGTATCTGTCCTCCATTTCTGTCTAATTCATGAGTCATACTAGTTCATTTTCAACCACACAGGACTGTAAAAGTATAAATTTTGAGGAGTAGGTTTTTGGACAAGTTATAGTGCATGTTAAATTTAAATAGAGTTCATCAATGTTAAGCACTTGCATTAGTACATGGCATATCATATatgcattcagtaaatattagctatatTTACTATACAAGTACTCAAGTATAGTAATAATGTGGTATACCTGTATGtatccatgtgtgtgtgcacacacactatATTTATACATTGATAACACTATTCAAGGACATTTTTACTCTTATTTAGTATGATtccatatattgggttggccaaaaagttcgtttgatttttttttttttttctctaagatggctctatagcacttagttgtctttaacttgattcaaaacaattttgttagattgtattgtgacagctgtcatatcagtgtgtacctaaaaaaacttatcaacattggtgaatttttgtttagccattttaatatttaagatggaagaaaataagcatcatttttggcatattatgctttattatttcaagaaaggtaaaaacaactgaaatgcaaaaaaaaaaatattttgcactgtgtgtggagaaggtactgtgactgatcaaatatgtcaaaagcagtttgtgaagtttcatgcagGAGATTTCTTGATGGACGatgcagaccagttgaagttgatagcaatcaaagtGAGGCATtatttgagaacaatcaacattatgttatgcgggagatagctgacatactcaaaatatccaaatcaataaagttattggtgaaaatgaaaaatgtatcttctatTTTACGGAAGAAAAcagatggactttttggccaacccagtacaatATTTACATGTGTTGAagcttttagaaaaaattatagaaacatCTTGCATTTCTGTTCTGTTAGGCAGTTGGCTAAGTTTTACTATAATACCCAAATAGATTACCATGCTGTCATTGAAAATTATAACATTAACACTAAAAAGAAAGATGTACATCATAAAGATGTTCATAGTATATTAAATGGAGGAAGGTATTCTATATACTATTCAAATTTGAGTAGTTTTGAAAAGCATGTAGAATATcccacttttcattttaaatacagcTGTATATTTACGTTAACAAAAACAGTAACTGAAATGCTAATAGTTGTTATCTTTGGGTGGTAggattgtttttattcttatacTTTCCTAAAATTGACTTTTTGCAatcaacatttatatttttaaatgccctttaaagattttttttaacatagagaTTACAAATGTCAGAGAGCTAGAATAATCAGGGACTGATAATATTATCTAGTATAGTTAATGCTAATGATAAATCTAAAATTTACTGTTGTTAAAATTATCTTGAAATGTTGCTCTCTGGAATGGTGAGAGGAATGGAGTTACCCAACAATTGttaattttaaaaccattttttcctATAGATCTTTGCCGCCATTCATTGTCAGAAGATTCTGTAAGTATTTTACTGCTGTTAAACCCAAATTCTACACTTCTGACTAGTACAAACTTGTAGGGggttttattatagtttttattgactttttgaaATAGATGGTGATTCACTGAATAGGAATGATAGAAAAACCTCTTGATCACTTATTTGAAGGCATTGCTTAGGGTGAGAAATCATAATACAAAAGTTTTTATATACCTGATGCattctattttaaattcatataaatataaaatcagttTTCTATTTTAGATATAGAGCTCAGGTCTTTTGAGTATGGGTCTGTTCGTAGGAATTCCATGCATATATCTTATATAATCCAGCATTTGCGATTtcatttccagttttgtttttgtttttttaaagtgcaacACTATCCGAAAGATAGTTGTGGAGTAGTTTCATTATAGTCCTTTTAGATGTTAACTTTTTCATTCATCTCTTACAGTTTTCTGGTTCACACCTAATTAGTAATTTTCTTTAGTAACTCacctttatcaaatatttctgAGCATTTAACATAGTTTTCATTGAAATAAATCTCTTCACACTCATAGTGCTTCTCTTACTGTGATAATTAAGTTTTATCATTTGCTTATTGAATATAACTGGCATAGCGGAGTTGGAAGCAAACACATCTGACCCCTAGTCAGCATACATCCACCAGGTGAGAGCAGGAGAGCTGGGTGTGGCAAAAGAGAACAGCCCCCTAACCTTGAGCGTTCATTTTATGTGGGTACGTGGGCATCGGTCACCCTTTCCAGAGGAATGGAGAATATGGATTAATCTGGAGTGTCAGTTCAGACGGCTGCTTTAATTACAGAATTAGTTTCAGCTTTTGAAGTTCTTTTTGTGGTGATAATTAGGATTTTGTGAACTTCCCTCTTTTCGTGGCAATTcctaaattttaacaaaatgaatcTAAGGGAAAATTCCTGAAGATACATACGTCTGTCTTAGGATTCTGTACCTTTTGAATGTTTGGGTTACTTGGTAAATATGTGGAGCAACTTAGagaatttacaggaaaaaaaatgtttcttcttctgcTTAGGATGGGACTGAGGAAGACCCCCAGGCAGAACTGGCCATCATTCATGGGCAGATGGCCTATATTCTGCAGCTTCAGGGTCGTACAGAGGAGGCTTTGCAACTTTACAATCAGATAATAAAACTCAAGTGAGTTATTAAAATGAAGTATCTTTTATAGGGAAGGAGGTTTCTATTTAAAGAGTTGATCCTTTTTGACTTGCTTGTTGTTCACAGGCCGACAGATGTGGGATTGCTAGCTGTGATTGCAAATAACATCATTACCATTAATAAGGTATGAGTTACCCATGGCTTTCTTACACTTAATTTTTTGCTGACAGCATATTACCTGGCTTTGTTCTAGGATAAGtgggggttttattttttgttttccataacAGAGTCCAAAATTGTAGCGGATCACATGTAATAAAACTTTTTTGTAGTTACAGATCCTGGACTTTAAAATCTTAGTTTTCTTAGTGTATAATAATATGGAGAATCTCTGTTTGttagaaaactaaaatgtttGGACTTTTAAACTTTGTATGTGCATGTGTTACATAATGTTTTCATCTAGTGACTCTCAAAGTTTTCtgtagataatttttttctttccagtggtTTTTATTTTGGAGGGGAGATGTGGGCAGGTTTCTGTTTCTCATGTTCAGATTTGAAATTCAGGTTAATAGGAAATAAAAGTAgcatttgtggggtttttttgatatgccatgtaatttttttcaaatgccatcttattttattttcacaattatcTTTTTAGGTTGCAGTACTTATTTCCAACTTATAAGACTATACTCTGAGCCTGAAAGGAGTTAAGAAATTTGTATAAAGTCACAACTAGTAAGAGGTAGAACTTGGATTTAGATTCCAGTCTCTGACTCCAAGGCTTGCTCCTTCTCCTTCGTAGTACCTCTCTCCTCCTCTAGCAGAAATTCAGAGTCCCTGGAAGTGAGATAATGGCATTAAGGGAGGTATTGGTTACAGGATATTAAAGGCCACTGGCATGGTTTAGGTTTCCAAAAATTGATGCAGGCTTTTGAACTTTAGCAACAATATATACCTACCTACATTTGAATAATTTGAAATGCCATTGAGGACGAattctttttatctgttttataatTGTGAAGAGGAAAGTGTGCAAAATACTAAATACTCAATCTTAATGCAATTAATTATACATTGAACTTTCTTCAGTCAACAGGTATTTATTACCTATTGCACCCAGCGATAGGTAACAAATAGGTAATGATGAAACATGGTCTTAATCACAGTTTTTaaatctcattatggttttgaaaaaaaatgtacacatttaaatTCCTTGCCTTGTATTTTATAACTACAGTATTTGGTGAAAGAAAAGATCTCTGGGTTGGTGAATTTGAGCTTACCCTTGAAAGAGAGATACAGTTTGAAGGTTAAGTATCAGCCTAAGCAAATGaattatgaagaaatatttatggcCTGTAGGAGGCAGGAGATGAGAGAACAGAAGATAGGATATATACATGCtgactagttaaaaaaaaataggttagaTTGAATGATAGCAAAGTATGGGAGAccttgaaaattataaatttttgaataataAACTACATGACAGCAAAGTTTAAGAGAAGTCTGGCAGTAGCTTGCAcgatgaaatattaaaatagtgACATAGAAGTACCAACTAGAAATATGGGTTTTGAGGATTGACTTACATGAAAGCCTATTTCTTGctgtacattaaaataatttcacattgGTTTGGAGCTTCACactcagaaaaagcaaaatttattttaaatttcttccttgcCTCCTTTTAGTCTTTAAACTGGTAGAAGACCTGCTTTGAAAAGCACAGTGGTATCAATAATCTGCAAAGCTAAAATACTATGCACATAGGAGACACACTGATGTTCAGTTTGTCCCCTTAGGGCGCAGTGTGATTtaattctcttccttctgtgaGAGATATGTgactttctataatttttaacagGACTTTCTTTAGGCAGATAATACTGTGTTTGCCCCACACAGATTTCAGAAATTGAACTTCTTTGTACCTCTGCCTCGTTGGgccttaaagaaaaagaaaaagagccctagctggtgtggctcagttggttagagcgtggtCCTgtaatcaaaaggttgcaggtttgattcccagtcagggcacgtacctaggtcaTGGGTCCCATCCCCTGGTCTGGGGCACGTATGtgagcaaccagttgatgtttctctctctcatcaacgtttctctctttcccttcctttctctgtaaaagcaattaaaaaatgtgtttgggtgaggataaataataataatattaataataaaaggaaaggaaaaacagtagctatgttacattattattttttgctaaaaaaataatgttgaagaGGGATGTgaatatatttctgaattttaatgatTTACTTACATAATAGCAAGTATTTCAGAGAGGAGTGAGttactttcctcatttgtcaTCTAAATTCTAAAGGGCAATAATTTGTAGAACTTgcaaattttaatcttttaatccTAATTTCCACTGTAAGATTTGTGCTCTCCCTGTGTACTTTTCGTCAGAAAGCTCAAAACAAGCATTTAATAGTGGAAAGATAAAAGAACACTAAGAGCCCAAGACAAATTTATATGCATCTTAGAGCATAGGCACCCCAACCAGGCAGATGTATTATCTTCCAAGCTCtcttgtttttatataaaataaatgaaaggaataaGCATACAAGAACTGAAGTCTGAGATTGCTCTTAATGATGGGTGAACTTTTCTTTGTCAGGACCAAAATGTCTTTGACTCCAAGAAGAAGGTGAAATTAACCAATGCTGAAGGAGTAGAGTTTAAGCTTTCCAAAAAACAGCTGCAAGCCATAGAATTTAACAAAGCTTTACTCGCTATGTACACGAACCAGGTAGGTGACAGATCTCTGGTTCCTCTGGCTAGACCTTTTTAATTAGAGTATGGCACCTGAATCATTGCAGtctatttatattttgtcttatGTCCATGTGTTCTTCAGAATGTCATATGTAATAAATTTTATTGGTTAAACAAGTAATTTCCCAATTCTGTGTAAAAGTGTGCTGTTGGTAGAAAACACTTCACATTTGTAAATGAGATAATCTCATTACATTAGTTCTAATTTCTCTggattaaagtaaaataattatgcaTAATATATTGTTGTAAATATTCAGGAGGTCAGTTCTAACCCTAATATGCATTAATTCTAAGTCAGTTATGATTTCATACTCTTCCAGAGCAGAGGTTTTCAGTGGGAGGGTGAGAGGcagtaacatttttattatttagaatggagTCAAGTTATTCTAAAATAGTTTACCAAGAAATATCTATACGTTTTGTTGTTTTGAAGCAAAGGCTGATActtgatagattttttaaaacaaaattctggGTTTTAAGCATCCAAATGGATGTTTATAACTCATCCTTTCCTAAATGCTTTTAGAACTCATAGTTTAAATTCAGCaaatggaaatcttttttttaataggaaaaaattaagaatagataCTATAAACCAATTCTCTTACCCTAGACAGATTTTTACTTACTATTTTGTTTCAGCtgatttccttcctcctccctccatccttttttcctttttggtcacTCACATTTAATTTCATTAACGAACCTAtttttgttgggggtggggggaatactGTCTTTTTAGGCAGAACAATGCCGAAAGATATCTGCCAGTTTACAGTCCCAAAGTCCTGAGCATCTCCTGCCTGTGTTAATCCAAGCTGCCCAGCTCTGTCGTGAAAAGCAGCACACAAAAGCGATAGAGCTCCTTCAGGTAAAGGAATTACTTGAATGTTTAATGAAGTGTCAAATAGTTTCAGCcttgtttcattttcattatatataaaaacttataaaTTTCATGGACAAACTAATAGGAAATATACCATAGACAAATTCTAGAAGGTCACTTTAGTTAATTCTTGGGCTATAGCTTTGTTTTATATGAATTTGCATTAGTATGTGTTCGCTCCAAGCTCTAGAGTGCTTTTCATTTTGAGGTCTAATTAACTAGTCAAGGGTTTGTTTTATGCTTATAATACCAGAACATGCTTAACCCTTTTTTCAATAATGTATTCTCCAGTAAGTCCAGTCCAAACTCAAATAATTACAGAGCTGCTGACTTGGTTTGTATCAGCCTAAATCACctattagattattttttaatttcctggtgGTAGAGTACATTGGAAAGTTGGACAGGGTAAAATTAGGGCCATCCTGAGGGGCAGAGTTGCCTAACAGGGAAGGTCAATAAGGAGTTATCATTTATTTGAGtatcttttgggaaaaaaaaagtagtaatcttattatttcttttagtgACTTTCTAGAAGCTTGACATTTATTGCACTTACTTTCAGAGCATAATTTTGAAGCACAGTGGGTGTTggataaaatttttctaaagtaaaactTTGAACTAAGACCAAAAGTGTAATATTTCAAAActggatttaaatttttatgtagctAATGTGGGTTTTATTGGAAACCCACATTTAGTGTGGGTTAATTGGAATGTGGACAGttaattgtataaataaaatgtgtgtgttttttccaattaaaaaaattttaggaatTTTCAGATCAGCATCCAGAAAATGCAGCTGAAATTAAGCTGACCATGGCACAGCTGAAAATTTCCCAAGGTATTGATGATTTCATCATGactaatatatcattttaaaggaaacataTGGTTGGAATGATTCTGAAGTAGTTGACCATGTGAGTTTTAAACTTTTGCATAATGGTGAGACctcattattatttcaaacacGAAGCTAGATGGTGTGAGTCCCAACAGACTTAGTAGTTAGTTGGCCTTTCCTTGGGTTATTACTGAATTGTTAGAATGATTCTCAGTCTGTGCCTTGAAAGTCTATAGAAGCAAAAGATTTCTGTTCTAAAAGAACATACTTAACTCAGATTTCCTGGGTTTGTCATGTGTAGAAATGCTTCTATCTGTCACTTAGTAGTATTTGCATGAAATAAGGGTTACTTTACCTCCTAGTTTTCAGAATTTCTTAACTTAGCTCTTTATCCTTTATTTATGCTTTACAACTCATAtctttgggggagaggggcaagAAAATTTAATGAGAATTGATGTTTTTGGATATTACAGAAAACTGCTAGTGTTTTTGTCCACGATTTTGAACCAACCTTGAGTGATTATGTAGAGCTATGTTGACCATATTTGGTAGCCACTATGTACATGTAgctattttaagttaaaatcaaatgaaatttaaaattcatttaaatttggtTGTGCTGCCACATTTCAGAAGCTttgtagccacatgtggctagttgGACAGAGTAAGATAGAGGATGTTTCCATCACCACAGAAAGTTCTGTCAGACAGCTCTGGTGTTGAGTATCATCCTCAGTGGGGATGATAATTGGTTTGGGGGTGTTCAAATGTTTGTATATTATGatggctaaaatgaaaattttatgggTAGAGGGGAGAGGGAGTTGGCAATAAGGGAAAAAGTGTGTAAAAGGCTCCCTAGCGGGGCAGTAATGAAAGcaaggttgagaaacactgctggCCCCCGTGAccgtttgtttctttttccttttcccacctctctttttcttgctctctcctttATCTTTCCTCATTAGGTTTTCaggggtttgttgttgttgtttttttttaaggactattttttcataataaaaattactgAGAGAGAGCCTgtcatggtttttgttttgtttttaaagactttgaaAGGTTTAGTTGTTTAGGTTTGCAGTGAGTAGAAAATTGGAATTCTAACACCATAAGAAAGTTTCCATTATACTTACCTGCGGTGACATATTTCAAGGCCTTTAGTGAAGGACTAAAGGACTCCCACCTTTAAGTTACAGTctgaaaaggagaaatagaacTCACAGACTGTGAGTTGGGAGATGACTTTTCTGGTCATTTGCCATTATCTTTCTTTGTGGGCATAAGCAAGGTATGCTGTTTCTTtaagactcagttttcttatctgtaaaatgaatagagtacatcctttttttttttttttaatcctcacctgagaatatacTTATTGATCCAGAgatagaggaaaagggagagagagagaaacaccagtcagttgcctctatacactccctgactgggggctaaacccacaacccagacatgtaccctggctgggaatcgaactgatgacctttcagtttataagaAGATACttccaacacactgagccacaccagccagggctaaataagaGTACATTCTTCCCAAGATATACCATAGCTTACGTATTTAGAGATGTTATAATATGGTTTTGAattttcttgtctcttttttattttccataatatgCTTTCTTCATTGTGATGGCtgattttgtctttaatttcttaaGGTAACGTTTCCAAAGCATGTCTAATCCTGAGAAGCATAGAGGAGTTAAAGCATAAACCAGGCATGGTGAGTTATAACTAAAATTTTGTAAGAGTGCAAAAGTAATGGAATTAATAGTCCATTGGTATGTTTGatgtttatttgtatttactaATTTATACCTTTGGCTGGGCAGGTGTCTGCATTAGTGACCATGTACAGCCATGAGGAAGATATTGATAGCGCCATTGAGGTCTTCACACAAGCTATCCAGTGGTATCAAAACCATCAGGTAAATAAATGGAGTAAAATGTTTTAAGGGCatgattttacataaaaataaaaagctgcacTTTTTGAACTCAGAATTTAGGAGAATTGAAACATTCCTACTTGCTGTTTAAAGGATGGAATTCTATTACTGTtatagtctatttttttttaagtatgccaGATCCAAACTGAGTTATTAGAAGTAAGAAATGGCTGCAAAATGGTAGGGAGGGGGAAT
Encoded proteins:
- the SRP72 gene encoding signal recognition particle subunit SRP72 yields the protein MASSSSGGVSVPALWSEVNRYGQNGDFTRALKTVNKILQIDKDDVTALHCKVVCLIQNGSFKEALNVINTHTKVLVNNSLSFEKAYCEYRLNRIENALKTIESANQQTDKLKELYGQVLYRLERYDECLAVYRDLVRNSQDDYEEERKTNFSAVVAAQSNWEKVAPENLGLQEGTHELCYNAACALIGQGQLSQAMKILQKAEDLCRHSLSEDSDGTEEDPQAELAIIHGQMAYILQLQGRTEEALQLYNQIIKLKPTDVGLLAVIANNIITINKDQNVFDSKKKVKLTNAEGVEFKLSKKQLQAIEFNKALLAMYTNQAEQCRKISASLQSQSPEHLLPVLIQAAQLCREKQHTKAIELLQEFSDQHPENAAEIKLTMAQLKISQGNVSKACLILRSIEELKHKPGMVSALVTMYSHEEDIDSAIEVFTQAIQWYQNHQPKSPAHLSLIREAANFKLKYGRKKEAISDLEQLWKQNPKDIHTLAQLISAYSLVDPEKAKALSKHLPSSDSMSLKVDVEALENSPGATYVRKKGGKVAGDNQPKEQGQGDLKKKKKKKKGKLPKNYDPKVTPDPERWLPMRERSYYRGRKKGKKKDQIGKGTQGATAGTSSELDASKTVSSPPTSPRPGSAATASTSTSNIIPPRHQKPAGAPATKKKQQQKKKKGGKGGW